A segment of the Candidatus Pelagisphaera phototrophica genome:
CCCGGAGGGAATCACGTGGTATTCGCAAGGTGTTTTCGAGCGTTCCCGCATCGATCATGACTTCGACGTAACTGCCCAGCAACAGAGGTAAACTTTGTTCCGAATCGCTGCGCAATCCCAAGGGATCTTCTACCGAAATCACGACTCGGGCCATACGTCCCAGTGGATCCAGATCGCTTAACAAGCGAATAACACGACCTTCCCATTCCGCCGTGCTTCCTTCACCCGTATCCAAAATCACATTCGCCATGGCCCCAAGCTGACCATCTTTGGGAAAACGGATCCACTTCAGATCGGAAAAAGGCAATGTCACTTGTATCCAGAATTCATCAGTACCGACTAATTCACAAATCGTCGAATTGGGACTTAGCAATTGCCCCACTTCGATGGACTCTTCTACTACCATAGCGTTGAAAGGCACTTTAATTACCGTACGTGAGAGCTGCAGATCGGCCACCTCAATATCGTTGGTAGCCTTTTGCATCATCGCCTCGGCCCGTCGCAAATGGGGTTCACGCAAAACAAGCGAACGATTCACATCCTCGATCTCCAGATCCGATTGCAATTCATCCCATTCACGTTTCGCGATAACCTGGCGTCCACTCTCCACTTCACGCTCGAATCGCGCTTGCTCGAGATTGGACCTGACTTCGGAAAGTGCCAATTCGTAATCCTTTGGATCAATTCGCACCAACTCCTCACCTTTCACGAGCCGACCGCCAATCGTAATCGAATCGTTTTGATGTATCACCTGTCCCGATACTTGGGGTCTTATCGTCACTTTTCTGGCTGGAATGACACTGCCAAAAGCGCTCACGGAAACCGATCGCGTTTCAGCGGCGAGCGCAATGGTCTGGACGATCCTAGCCGAACTCGCTTTTTCTTCAGGCACAATCTCCGGCCCGGTCGATATCAGCAAATAACTCACTCCACCTCCTACGACAAGGATCAGGGATATAATCAGAATTGTGCTAGCGTGTGACTTTTTTTTCATTAGGGTTTGATTCGGCTACGGGGGCGTTGGGTGAAAAGATGGGTCCTCCCAAGGCTCTATGCAAGGTGACACGAGAGCTCAGGATATCCCGCCTTGAACTCACAATCTGCCTCTCGAGGTTCTGGACGATATTTAAGGCGGTAAAAACAGGGAGGTAGTCGGTCAGCCCCTGGCTAAAGCGATTGCGTGCCTCCGTCAAAAGCCGTTGAGCAGTCAATAACTGGCGTTCAACAAGAACGAGCCGTTCCTCCAACTTTCGCTCCCGCAATAGCACAGCTTCGACTTCCTGCACGGCGGTCAAAAAATCGCCCGAGTAGCGGGCCAGCGCTTCCTCTAGCTCTGCCTGTCGCAATCTCGCTTGAGCCCTTCTTTCTCCGGCAGCGAACAAAGGTAAGGCTAAATCGGCAAATGCCGCTCTGATTGCATCTCCCAGTTTAGGATCACCTCTCCAGTTGAGACTTCCCCCAATTCGCAATGTAGGAAGCTGTTCGGAAACGGCCTCCCCTACTCGATGATCCAACGCTAGGATTCGCTGCTGAGAGGCACGCAGGTCAGGCCGACGCACGAGTAGCAGAGCGGGCACGCCGACATCCGGCAGAGGGGGTAAGTTAGAAAATTTTGATGAGAACTGCCGCTGGCTAGATCCAGGAGTCTTGCCAATAAGTGTATCCAGCACGTATTCTACTTGGCCGATACGTGCCTCCACTTCAGGAATGCGAGCTTTTGTTTCGTCAAGCTGCTCCTGCTGCTGTAGCACGTCGACAATTGAAGACTGACCCTGGCCGAAACGGAGCGATGTCAGTTTCAGCAGGGACTCGTTTATCTCTATCTGCTCCTGCAGTACCTCCAGTTGCCTTTGCTGTTCTTTTATTTCGAAATAATTTTCGGATATAGCGGTTGATAAGAGTAATCGGGCATCCAACCAGTCCTGGACGGAAGCCTCTAACTGCAGTTTCCGGGCCTTGCGAGCCGATGAAAGGCGACCCCAAAGATCGAGTTCCCAACGCAACAGACCCCCTATGCTCGCGGACTCCTCAAGATCACCCGTGGATGGAGCGGTGATCCTTTCGTCTTCCTCCCATTCGTAGCTGCCGCTCATTTCTACGGTGGGGTACAAACGGGCTCCCGCTTGTCTGGCGGCCGCGCTGGCCTGCTCAACTCGAGCCAGAAACACCTGCAAATCAAAATTGGCGTCCAAGCCCTCTTGAATCAGCTCATTCAACACAGGATCATCGAAGGATTCCCACCAGGACCGATTCCACGAATCGTCGGGCACCGTTCCTCCCATGTGCTGTTCAAACTCAGTATTTAGCTCAACTGCTGGGACGGCCGCCTTCTCATTAACCCTGTGGATCGCGCAACCGCTCGCCAGGACGCAGATGATAAATGCCACCGGTCCTACTGTTTTGCGAGATCTCATTGGATACCAAAACAAATCGAAATGAATTACGGTCAAGGCAATTGATATGGACGAATTCTAGCAAGTTCCCTCTAAGTAAACACTTTAAGCAATTTCATACGGGATAATCCCCATGACGACTCCACAAGTTGTCTTGCCCCGTTCCGAGGAGGCCAGCTAACATCCGGATTTCCGATTTCGTCATACCGTAACATGAGCCGGCCATCCGAACCTGCAAAGCAAAGATCTCCGGAGCCACCGACGAATCGGGCACCACAGCAAACTTCGAGTTACGAGACCCATTGCAAATGAATTTGAAAGTTCCCCTGTAAGAACAAACAGGACGACTCGCATATTTCCAAGATCAAATGGAGCTAATAGCTATTCAACGTTACAAACAAGCCTATGAAATTTCTCGACGCCCGATCCCTTGGACTCCTTCTCTCAACCTTCCTCTTTGCAACCGGCTGCGTTACCGTGGCGAAAACAGCAGTGGAAGGAGCTCTCAAGGAAGCGAAGGCAGGGCCAAAGCCTTTGTAAAGGTCCCCGCATTCAAAATCAGCGACGATAGCAACAAAGATACCGCAACACCGCAACGGACGCACGATAACTATTTCTCACAATACTAGGATTTAAGAGGAGTTCATTCCAGCTAGTCCCAATACCTAATAGCGCAGCCATCCTACTCCAAGACTTGCCTGTCATGAGCTTATCATATCTAGTCGTAAGCTAGCACCTCAGCGAAGATACTGAGAATAAAATGCGTCGGGGATCGTTGTTCTTAAAAGGATTGGGTTGAGGGTTTATGAATTAACAGGGACCGCCGTTGGCGAGCAGGATTCCGCTTCGCGGAAGCAGGCTTTGTGAAGGACTAGGCTCAGACTGACGCACTGAGCTACTTGCTGAAAGGTGAGGTTACTAAAACCGAAAGATCGAACTCAGCTTCAAGGTTGTATCCATTTGCTTGAGAACCAGTCCAGTTCGCTCGTCTAAGTAGCTTTGGTTGAGGACGAGAAAAATTCGCTTTCCGGGGTGGTATTCCCAAATTAGTCGACTGTTTACGCCTAGCGTATCGGAAATATTATCGTATTGAAAAACATTAGACCAGGTGAAATCCGGTGTAATGTTCACGAGTGCTGTAAGTGATGCCAGTTTAACGCTAAAGTCGCCTCCAGGTAGGTTTACATTTTGCCGAGTATAACCAAGCGTCGTTCCAAAGTGTTTGGACGGGAGGTAGTTCACTTCAGTTTTACTCTCGGTTCGGTCCCCATCGTAAAAGTTTCCAAAGCTATATTCCTGCTCCATGCTTACCGTACGCTTCGTCGCAGTTTGAAATCCTAAAATGCCTCGGTTCCAATCGTAGTCACCAGCCTGAATCACGACTCCATCCGATATTTCAAAATCAGTGACCAAAGCATCGTAGGAATTCTCGTATCGAGCGTAAACACTATCCGACGACTCAAACATAAAACTTAAGGGAGTGAGCTCATGCCGTGATGACTCCAGCTCATTAGAAAGGTTAGTTACATACTCCCCTTCATAAATGAGAAAATACTGCCGCAGCCATTCGATGTCGTCTGTTCTAGGCTGATAGGTTAAGACCGAGGCAAAGCGGCGGATTCCACGGCGAGGAGCGAAGCCCATGGCCGGGTTGAAGTTCTCATCGATCTGCAGAAAAGAGCCGTCTATCTCGAATTCGTCCGCTGGAATGATTACGTTGCCCCCAAAACTCGGCGCTAAGCTGTCATCAAAGTCCGGATCATCGGACTGCGTTCCAAGCACAAAGGCGTTTGCCTCGAGTCTATACTTATCGAGAAAGTTGTTGCTGAGATAACGGAAGTCCGAACCCACTAATAGATTGTCGTAGTCTGAATTGGGATCTCCGTGAGTCATAATTACCCCAACCGTTGACTGATCCAATACCTGTTTCGTCGCTCGCCCAAGAAAGACATTCTGACTGTCCAATTCGGAGCTGGAATCTATCACCGCATCGATAATTCCAATATCGATATCACCAATACGTCCCGAAAGTTTCCCCGCCCCAATGAGGGGAACCACGGTTCCGCTGCTAGTAAGGCCGATACGCCGACTGAAGTAAGGCAGAAACACTGGACTGGTCCTCGCCCCACGACGGACTCTTCCTTCTAGTCCTCCAAATGTAAATACGCCCGCGTCTTCTAGAAAAAAACGGCGCTTTTCCTGAAAGAAAAGAGAAAATCGAGTCAAGTTGACTTGGCGGGTATCGGTCTCTGCAGCAGCGAAATCGGTGTTGTAACTCAGGGTAGCACTCATTTTAGGCGTGATTCGATACCTAAAGTCACCTCCCCAATCGAAATCGAATTCACTTTCTCCGGTTTCCCGGTTTTCCGTTTCCTTTCCAATAATATATGGATTCAACTCAAGTCCTAACCCCTGTTTCAATCCGTACAGCCCTTTGATCGTTCCCGCCTCGGCCATGTAGTAAGATCGGATGGACGCCCGTGGGGATGACCATATACCTCTCTGATCCAATCGCTTCAAATTACGCGTAAGGTTCATGCCCCATTCTGTGGAATCTGGATCAAAACTGAACGTATTCAATGGAAACGCCACCTCGGCAAACCAACCTTCCTCGGTTCTTCTCGTTTTCACTTCCCAGATTCCGTCCCATCGACTATTGATGTTAGAGTTGTTGCTGACTATTCCATCCTGGCGTGCGCCATTCGGATTAAAGCGAAACCAGTAGCCATTTCGTTGATCGTTGAATGTATCCAACGAGATGATAACATAGTCGTCAGGACTCATGCTGTCGTCACGACGCATGTAGCGTGAGACGATCTTGTCCGGCTCCGAGTCCCAACACCAAACTGCAACATAGATATTTCGGTCGTCGTGAGCCACTCGAAACTCGGTCTGCTGATCCATCGGCTTTCCCGCTTTGGGCCGGTACTGGATCAATGGTCCTGCCACTTCGGCATTATGCCACGCATCGTCATCTAGAATACCGTCAATACGAGGAGGATTCTCGACGCGATAAGCTTTTATTTCTGGTTTATGTCCCCTTTCCAGACGAATTGCCGGGATATCGGGATCGTCGGGAATCGTCCGCTCAATCATCGCTTCCGCAATAGCACGCTCAGATCCCAATGAATCTAGCAACAAAGCAAACATAATTATCAATTTACCTGTTATGTTGTTCTGGAGCATGGGGAGGGGTTGTGCAAGAATCAGAGTACTTTTCTGTTGTCGCGGAGGCTGACCCGCAAGTACAAATTAGATACCATTATCTTCCGCTTTCATGAGTAAGCGTCCTGAATTCGCCGGTTTGCAATTATCCAAGCTCGACTCCTCAGCATCTAGTCAAATAATAGCACCCAATCTTAGAAAAGGGATTTTTTCCCATCCGTCAGAAATCAACTCATTTGATCCAATATGTCGCCATCCAGAAGAAGCTTCGTCAAGTCGGCTGCTACCACGGCAGCCGCCCTTTCCTTCCCAACGATCATCCCTCGCCATGTGCTAGGAGGTGCAAACTTCGTTGCCCCGAGTGACAAAGTAAATGTCGCCATCGTTGGAGTCGGGGGTCAGGGCAGGCACAATACGCTCCAGCTTCTCCAGCTCGACGACGTTCAAGTGACCGCTATCGCTGATCCGGCGGAATACTGGAACCTCAACGATTTCTACTACAAGGCCATCGCCGGCCGCGGCCCCGTCAAAGACATCATCGAAGAACACTTCGAGAAAAAGACTCCAAACTACAAAGTAGCCGAGTACGTCGACTTTCGAAAGATGTTGGAGAAAGAGTCGTCGCTGGACGCCGTTCTCTGCGCGACCCCCGACCATACCCACGCTTTCGTGGCATCCAATTCCATGCGGGCTGGCAAGCACGTCTACGTGGAGAAACCAATGGCCCACAATCTTTGGGAAAACCGTAAATTGGCCGAAATCGCAAAAGCAACGGGCGTCGCAACGCAAATGGGAAATATGGGCCACAGCTCTGAAGGAATTCGACAAGTGGTAGAACTGCTCAGAGCCGGGGCCATAGGAGAGGTGAAAGAGTCCCATTCCTGGTGCCACGCTACCCGTTGGACAAACGGCCTACACGACCTGCCACTCGGCAGTACTATCCCTCAGCCTG
Coding sequences within it:
- a CDS encoding efflux RND transporter periplasmic adaptor subunit, with the protein product MKKKSHASTILIISLILVVGGGVSYLLISTGPEIVPEEKASSARIVQTIALAAETRSVSVSAFGSVIPARKVTIRPQVSGQVIHQNDSITIGGRLVKGEELVRIDPKDYELALSEVRSNLEQARFEREVESGRQVIAKREWDELQSDLEIEDVNRSLVLREPHLRRAEAMMQKATNDIEVADLQLSRTVIKVPFNAMVVEESIEVGQLLSPNSTICELVGTDEFWIQVTLPFSDLKWIRFPKDGQLGAMANVILDTGEGSTAEWEGRVIRLLSDLDPLGRMARVVISVEDPLGLRSDSEQSLPLLLGSYVEVMIDAGTLENTLRIPRDSLREGNQIWVVGSDNLLKVLPAKVLWLEKETVLVSNNLEEGQQLVVSDLRVALPDMKVSPQPSTAYPELVAGTQ
- a CDS encoding efflux transporter outer membrane subunit — its product is MRSRKTVGPVAFIICVLASGCAIHRVNEKAAVPAVELNTEFEQHMGGTVPDDSWNRSWWESFDDPVLNELIQEGLDANFDLQVFLARVEQASAAARQAGARLYPTVEMSGSYEWEEDERITAPSTGDLEESASIGGLLRWELDLWGRLSSARKARKLQLEASVQDWLDARLLLSTAISENYFEIKEQQRQLEVLQEQIEINESLLKLTSLRFGQGQSSIVDVLQQQEQLDETKARIPEVEARIGQVEYVLDTLIGKTPGSSQRQFSSKFSNLPPLPDVGVPALLLVRRPDLRASQQRILALDHRVGEAVSEQLPTLRIGGSLNWRGDPKLGDAIRAAFADLALPLFAAGERRAQARLRQAELEEALARYSGDFLTAVQEVEAVLLRERKLEERLVLVERQLLTAQRLLTEARNRFSQGLTDYLPVFTALNIVQNLERQIVSSRRDILSSRVTLHRALGGPIFSPNAPVAESNPNEKKVTR
- a CDS encoding carbohydrate binding family 9 domain-containing protein, producing MLQNNITGKLIIMFALLLDSLGSERAIAEAMIERTIPDDPDIPAIRLERGHKPEIKAYRVENPPRIDGILDDDAWHNAEVAGPLIQYRPKAGKPMDQQTEFRVAHDDRNIYVAVWCWDSEPDKIVSRYMRRDDSMSPDDYVIISLDTFNDQRNGYWFRFNPNGARQDGIVSNNSNINSRWDGIWEVKTRRTEEGWFAEVAFPLNTFSFDPDSTEWGMNLTRNLKRLDQRGIWSSPRASIRSYYMAEAGTIKGLYGLKQGLGLELNPYIIGKETENRETGESEFDFDWGGDFRYRITPKMSATLSYNTDFAAAETDTRQVNLTRFSLFFQEKRRFFLEDAGVFTFGGLEGRVRRGARTSPVFLPYFSRRIGLTSSGTVVPLIGAGKLSGRIGDIDIGIIDAVIDSSSELDSQNVFLGRATKQVLDQSTVGVIMTHGDPNSDYDNLLVGSDFRYLSNNFLDKYRLEANAFVLGTQSDDPDFDDSLAPSFGGNVIIPADEFEIDGSFLQIDENFNPAMGFAPRRGIRRFASVLTYQPRTDDIEWLRQYFLIYEGEYVTNLSNELESSRHELTPLSFMFESSDSVYARYENSYDALVTDFEISDGVVIQAGDYDWNRGILGFQTATKRTVSMEQEYSFGNFYDGDRTESKTEVNYLPSKHFGTTLGYTRQNVNLPGGDFSVKLASLTALVNITPDFTWSNVFQYDNISDTLGVNSRLIWEYHPGKRIFLVLNQSYLDERTGLVLKQMDTTLKLSSIFRF
- a CDS encoding Gfo/Idh/MocA family protein, with amino-acid sequence MSPSRRSFVKSAATTAAALSFPTIIPRHVLGGANFVAPSDKVNVAIVGVGGQGRHNTLQLLQLDDVQVTAIADPAEYWNLNDFYYKAIAGRGPVKDIIEEHFEKKTPNYKVAEYVDFRKMLEKESSLDAVLCATPDHTHAFVASNSMRAGKHVYVEKPMAHNLWENRKLAEIAKATGVATQMGNMGHSSEGIRQVVELLRAGAIGEVKESHSWCHATRWTNGLHDLPLGSTIPQPDFDWDLWLGPREKIPYHEDYTPVKWRDFWRFGCGAIGDFACHDMDATVWAYDLAEPESVQIYPIGQSNEEIVPHGELGYFDFKAKGKQKDMKITWYAGSGRPDHRDSFPENFNLSKRGLLFEGTKGTIQCDGAGGGPRIFPQELRTSIKRPEKTLRRTGGHHRDWIDAIKGGPSASSNFEYASRLTEIALLGVLSVRMGGAKIEWDAKNMKAKGLPEADQYINEPVRKGWEVV